Proteins from a single region of Xenopus laevis strain J_2021 chromosome 9_10S, Xenopus_laevis_v10.1, whole genome shotgun sequence:
- the sec22a.S gene encoding SEC22 homolog A, vesicle trafficking protein S homeolog isoform X1, whose protein sequence is MSVILFASVVRVRDGLPLSASTDHEQNMSVQETKKYLKVVSKKLEQLPDRCTLKRGPHNVHFISSLGVSYMMLCSENYPTVLAFCFLDELQKEFITTYEMSQINTAIRPYSFIEFDNFIQKTKQRFNNPRSLSTKMNLADMQTEIRLRPPYQLSLQEAGLANGLNYRKHPEYKGIAPHQRLEPLTLTGIISLLLTLLCAGLNLIRGFHAIESLLQNDDDFSCIIAFFLGTAACVYQCYLFAYSTSWRNVKSFLAFGLICLCNMYLHELRTLWQLFFHVTVGAFTTLQIRLRQPQSKSPDYNV, encoded by the exons ATGTCTGTCATACTTTTCGCTTCGGTGGTCCGTGTAAGAGACGGACTCCCACTCTCAGCCTCAACCGACCATGAACAGAACATGTCTGTACAAGAGACAAAGAAGTACCTTAAAGTGGTTTCCAAAAAGCTGGAGCAACTCCCCGATAGGTGCACGCTGAAGAGAGGGCCACACAATGTTCA TTTCATCAGCTCCCTTGGGGTCAGTTACATGATGCTCTGCTCAGAGAATTACCCCACCGTCTTGGCCTTTTGCTTCCTGGACGAGTTACAGAAGGAGTTTATAACCACCTATGAGATGTCCCAGATCAACACTGCCATCAGGCCTTACTCTTTCATTGAGTTTG ATAATTTCATTCAGAAAACCAAGCAGAGATTTAATAACCCTCGGTCCCTTTCTACAAAGATGAACCTTGCTGACATGCAGACAGAGATCCGACTTAGACCCCCTTACCAGCTGTCATTGCAGGAGGCTGGCCTGGCAAATGGCCTTAACTACAGGAAGCACCCGGAATATAAGGGTATAG CTCCTCACCAGAGACTGGAGCCTCTGACATTGACTGGCATCATCTCTTTGCTACTTACCCTGCTGTGTGCCGGACTAAACCTAATCCGGGGATTTCACGCTATAGAAAGTCTGCTGCAG AATGACGATGATTTCAGCTGCATTATTGCTTTCTTCCTGGGAACTGCAGCCTGTGTTTACCAG TGCTATCTGTTTGCCTATAGTACAAGCTGGAGAAATGTCAAATCCTTCCTGGCATTTGGCCTGATCTGTCTCTGCAACATGTACCTTCACGAGTTGCGCACCCTCTGGCAGCTCTTCTTCCACGTGACAGTTGGAGCTTTTACTACGTTACAGATCCGACTGCGGCAGCCGCAGAGTAAGTCTCCTGATTATAATGTGTGA
- the sec22a.S gene encoding SEC22 homolog A, vesicle trafficking protein S homeolog isoform X2 has translation MSVILFASVVRVRDGLPLSASTDHEQNMSVQETKKYLKVVSKKLEQLPDRCTLKRGPHNVHFISSLGVSYMMLCSENYPTVLAFCFLDELQKEFITTYEMSQINTAIRPYSFIEFDNFIQKTKQRFNNPRSLSTKMNLADMQTEIRLRPPYQLSLQEAGLANGLNYRKHPEYKAPHQRLEPLTLTGIISLLLTLLCAGLNLIRGFHAIESLLQNDDDFSCIIAFFLGTAACVYQCYLFAYSTSWRNVKSFLAFGLICLCNMYLHELRTLWQLFFHVTVGAFTTLQIRLRQPQSKSPDYNV, from the exons ATGTCTGTCATACTTTTCGCTTCGGTGGTCCGTGTAAGAGACGGACTCCCACTCTCAGCCTCAACCGACCATGAACAGAACATGTCTGTACAAGAGACAAAGAAGTACCTTAAAGTGGTTTCCAAAAAGCTGGAGCAACTCCCCGATAGGTGCACGCTGAAGAGAGGGCCACACAATGTTCA TTTCATCAGCTCCCTTGGGGTCAGTTACATGATGCTCTGCTCAGAGAATTACCCCACCGTCTTGGCCTTTTGCTTCCTGGACGAGTTACAGAAGGAGTTTATAACCACCTATGAGATGTCCCAGATCAACACTGCCATCAGGCCTTACTCTTTCATTGAGTTTG ATAATTTCATTCAGAAAACCAAGCAGAGATTTAATAACCCTCGGTCCCTTTCTACAAAGATGAACCTTGCTGACATGCAGACAGAGATCCGACTTAGACCCCCTTACCAGCTGTCATTGCAGGAGGCTGGCCTGGCAAATGGCCTTAACTACAGGAAGCACCCGGAATATAAGG CTCCTCACCAGAGACTGGAGCCTCTGACATTGACTGGCATCATCTCTTTGCTACTTACCCTGCTGTGTGCCGGACTAAACCTAATCCGGGGATTTCACGCTATAGAAAGTCTGCTGCAG AATGACGATGATTTCAGCTGCATTATTGCTTTCTTCCTGGGAACTGCAGCCTGTGTTTACCAG TGCTATCTGTTTGCCTATAGTACAAGCTGGAGAAATGTCAAATCCTTCCTGGCATTTGGCCTGATCTGTCTCTGCAACATGTACCTTCACGAGTTGCGCACCCTCTGGCAGCTCTTCTTCCACGTGACAGTTGGAGCTTTTACTACGTTACAGATCCGACTGCGGCAGCCGCAGAGTAAGTCTCCTGATTATAATGTGTGA